In one Thermosipho ferrireducens genomic region, the following are encoded:
- the fabF gene encoding beta-ketoacyl-ACP synthase II has product MRRVVVTGIGTINPIAKNVSEFEKSLKECLIGIEPISAFDPSNIPIKIAGEVKDFVPENYIDRKLSKRLDRYAQFALVAAKEAIESSGIDFSGMENKVAVIFASGMGGFLTLDQQNEIFKNRGAERVSPFMIPMILANMASGVISMVYKLKGPNFTPVSACASSIHSIAIGAMLIRHGYADVAVVGGSEATIAPLAISGFASMKALSKRNDEPKKASRPFDKERDGFVMAEGAGALILEAEEIAISRGAKIIAEIKGFAMNDDAHHFSAPDPEARGSTAVMSQAIKDAGLSFEDIDFVSCHATSTPMGDELEAKAILNVFKDRAKEIFVNSTKALTGHLLGAAGAVETISAILQMNNGFVHGMPNLEEPDEISSQVGLVKETKNAKIRNFLKNSFGFGGHNACIVVGRYEK; this is encoded by the coding sequence ATGAGACGAGTAGTGGTAACCGGCATCGGAACAATAAATCCTATAGCAAAAAATGTAAGCGAATTTGAAAAATCTTTAAAAGAATGTCTTATTGGCATCGAGCCTATTTCGGCTTTTGATCCTTCAAATATTCCCATAAAAATCGCTGGAGAAGTAAAAGATTTTGTACCAGAAAATTACATCGACAGAAAACTTTCAAAACGCCTGGATCGTTATGCACAGTTTGCATTAGTTGCAGCAAAAGAGGCTATTGAGTCATCTGGAATCGATTTTTCAGGAATGGAAAACAAAGTAGCAGTAATATTTGCTTCTGGAATGGGCGGCTTTTTAACCCTTGATCAACAAAATGAGATTTTTAAAAATCGTGGTGCTGAAAGAGTTAGTCCTTTTATGATTCCCATGATTCTTGCAAATATGGCAAGTGGAGTAATTTCAATGGTTTACAAATTAAAAGGACCTAATTTTACACCAGTAAGTGCATGTGCAAGCTCTATTCATTCAATAGCAATTGGAGCAATGCTTATAAGACACGGATACGCAGATGTGGCTGTGGTAGGTGGAAGTGAAGCAACAATTGCACCGTTAGCTATTTCAGGTTTTGCTTCAATGAAGGCTTTATCAAAGAGAAACGATGAGCCTAAAAAAGCCTCGAGACCTTTTGATAAAGAACGAGATGGATTTGTAATGGCAGAAGGTGCAGGCGCATTGATATTAGAAGCTGAAGAAATCGCAATTTCCAGGGGCGCAAAAATTATAGCAGAAATAAAAGGATTTGCCATGAACGATGACGCACATCATTTTAGCGCGCCTGATCCTGAAGCTCGAGGTTCTACAGCGGTTATGTCGCAGGCAATAAAAGACGCGGGGCTCTCGTTTGAAGACATAGATTTTGTAAGTTGCCATGCTACAAGTACTCCTATGGGAGATGAACTGGAAGCAAAGGCAATCCTAAACGTGTTTAAAGATAGAGCAAAAGAAATTTTTGTTAATTCCACAAAGGCACTAACAGGACATTTGCTGGGAGCTGCAGGAGCTGTTGAAACAATATCTGCAATTTTACAAATGAATAACGGTTTTGTTCATGGAATGCCGAATTTAGAAGAACCAGACGAAATATCATCTCAGGTTGGACTTGTAAAAGAAACTAAAAACGCAAAAATAAGAAACTTTTTGAAAAATTCTTTCGGGTTTGGTGGACATAATGCCTGTATAGTAGTGGGGAGGTACGAGAAATGA
- the fabZ gene encoding 3-hydroxyacyl-ACP dehydratase FabZ, whose amino-acid sequence MTKEDIMKILPHRPPILLVDRVIEKGDNYIIAEKDVSEDEPVFKGHFPDYPIYPGVYIIEGLAQTAGILLLTGKEIPLFLGIDNARFKAEVRPNCVLKYEIKVKEKKGNIVFVTGKASVEDKIVAKAQLMLGMKG is encoded by the coding sequence ATGACAAAAGAGGATATTATGAAGATACTTCCGCATCGACCTCCTATACTGCTTGTGGATAGGGTGATTGAGAAAGGCGACAATTACATAATTGCCGAAAAAGACGTTTCTGAAGATGAACCGGTCTTTAAAGGACATTTTCCAGATTATCCTATATATCCTGGTGTGTACATTATAGAAGGCCTTGCTCAAACTGCTGGAATTTTACTTTTAACTGGAAAAGAAATTCCTCTATTTCTTGGAATAGATAATGCTCGATTTAAAGCAGAAGTTAGACCAAATTGCGTTTTAAAATACGAAATAAAAGTCAAAGAAAAAAAGGGAAATATTGTATTTGTAACAGGAAAAGCTTCTGTTGAAGACAAAATAGTTGCTAAAGCACAACTAATGCTTGGAATGAAGGGGTGA
- a CDS encoding DUF6544 family protein produces MAKLLFSFLLVFHGLIHLIGFAKAFQIAKISEITQNISRPVGVLWLISFLLFITTATLFLFKNNLWWLLAILAVILSQTLVIMYWQDTKYGSIPNIIILVIAIIGYGIWNFNSTTQNELKSLLPSTNYKTLYITKETISKLPPIVQKWLERSNIVGKNYIKSIYLEQKGKMRITPEGNWMDVTAKQWFNTENPGFIWIAKVKMFPGAYFAGRDKYENGKGHMLIKLLYLIPVVDEKGREIDQGTLLRYLGEIVWFPTAALSKYIKWEQIDKKIAKATISHGKITATGIFEFNENGDLISFQARRYYNRKGKNTLENWYVRIEPDSYKEFENVRIPTVFSVTWKLKEGDFTWYKFEVTNVKYNLPPK; encoded by the coding sequence ATGGCGAAATTACTTTTTTCTTTTCTTCTTGTTTTTCATGGATTGATCCATTTAATAGGCTTTGCTAAAGCCTTTCAAATTGCAAAAATTTCTGAAATTACTCAAAATATTTCCAGACCTGTTGGTGTTTTGTGGTTAATATCTTTTTTACTCTTTATTACTACGGCAACACTGTTCTTGTTTAAAAATAACTTGTGGTGGCTATTAGCAATTCTTGCTGTTATACTTTCACAGACACTTGTTATTATGTACTGGCAAGACACTAAATATGGATCAATACCAAATATTATAATACTTGTTATTGCTATTATTGGATATGGAATCTGGAATTTTAACTCAACAACACAAAATGAATTAAAATCACTATTACCCTCTACAAACTATAAAACATTGTACATAACAAAAGAAACAATTAGCAAATTACCTCCAATAGTTCAAAAATGGCTGGAACGTTCTAACATAGTTGGTAAAAACTATATTAAATCTATTTACTTAGAACAGAAAGGCAAAATGCGAATCACTCCTGAGGGTAATTGGATGGATGTTACTGCAAAACAATGGTTCAATACAGAAAATCCTGGATTTATCTGGATAGCAAAGGTTAAAATGTTTCCAGGAGCATACTTTGCTGGTAGAGACAAATATGAGAATGGAAAAGGACACATGCTTATCAAATTACTTTACCTCATCCCTGTTGTAGATGAAAAAGGAAGAGAAATAGACCAGGGCACACTATTGAGGTATCTTGGAGAAATTGTGTGGTTTCCAACAGCTGCTTTAAGCAAATACATTAAATGGGAACAAATAGATAAGAAAATAGCAAAAGCTACTATAAGTCATGGTAAGATTACTGCTACGGGAATTTTTGAATTTAACGAAAATGGTGATTTAATTAGTTTCCAGGCCAGACGGTATTATAACAGAAAAGGAAAAAATACTTTAGAAAACTGGTACGTACGAATTGAGCCAGATAGTTATAAAGAGTTCGAAAATGTAAGAATTCCTACAGTATTTAGCGTCACATGGAAATTAAAAGAGGGCGATTTCACATGGTATAAATTTGAAGTTACAAACGTTAAATACAATTTGCCTCCCAAATAA
- a CDS encoding pseudouridine synthase — protein MIFIKLQKFLQQLGYSRRAADKQIFNGKVKVNGKTVTVPWHDVEENDEIFIEGKAHKVKYRKNYVYYVLHKPVGYVTSLKDPKEKMTISKLISKIKEPVKPAGRLDKDVSGVLILTNDGDLINILTHARYGVEKVYIAKVSKRLSKSSIFKIEKGVYNEGEFLKCKKAFIKKLGKNHSIVKVIMTEGKKHEVKRLFKSIGCEVLELKRVSHGPIHISLVPKPGEIKKITGIYLKKLLNLKHLEKLGEG, from the coding sequence GTGATTTTTATTAAACTTCAGAAATTTCTTCAGCAATTGGGATATTCTCGCAGGGCGGCTGACAAACAAATATTCAATGGAAAGGTTAAAGTGAATGGAAAAACTGTGACGGTTCCCTGGCATGATGTGGAAGAAAATGACGAAATTTTTATCGAAGGCAAAGCACATAAAGTAAAATACAGAAAGAACTATGTGTACTATGTTTTGCACAAGCCTGTTGGTTATGTAACGAGTCTAAAAGATCCAAAAGAAAAAATGACAATATCTAAACTTATTTCAAAAATCAAGGAACCTGTAAAACCTGCGGGGCGACTTGATAAAGATGTCAGTGGTGTCTTGATTCTTACAAATGATGGTGATTTAATAAACATATTAACTCATGCAAGATATGGTGTAGAGAAAGTTTATATAGCAAAAGTTTCAAAAAGATTATCAAAAAGTTCTATTTTTAAAATTGAAAAAGGTGTTTACAATGAAGGTGAATTTTTAAAATGTAAAAAAGCATTTATAAAAAAACTCGGGAAAAATCATTCAATTGTTAAAGTTATTATGACAGAAGGAAAAAAGCACGAAGTTAAAAGACTTTTCAAAAGTATCGGGTGTGAAGTGTTAGAGTTGAAAAGAGTTTCTCATGGACCAATACATATTTCACTTGTGCCAAAACCGGGTGAGATAAAAAAAATAACGGGAATTTATTTAAAAAAGCTTTTAAACCTCAAACATTTAGAAAAATTGGGGGAGGGATAA